TGTTTCGTAATGGAATGCAAATAGTTCCAAAGCTTCCTTTTCATAGCACCAGTTTTCCAGCACTTGACTTGGGAGTTCTACAAAGTCCCAATAAACTGATGTCCCCGAAAGACTTGGATAAGTGGTATTTGCCAACATTCCATGCAACGCATGCCCGAACTCATGGAAAAGCGTAGTCACCTCGTTAAACGTTAGTAGCGATGGTTTTGAGGTAGTGGGCTTGGTGAAATTACAGACGTTGGAAATATGGGGTCTACTATTTTTACCATCTAAGGTATATTGCGGCTTGTACGAAGTCATCCAAGCTCCGCCCCGTTTTCCGGGTCTTGGGTGAAAATCGGCATAAAACAGTGAAACCAGATTTTTAGAACTATCGTAAACTTCATATGTTTTTACATCCTCGTGGTATTTTTCAATACCTGAAACTTCTTTGAAGTTGAGGTCAAACAGTTTTTCGGCAACTTTGAAAACCCCATCGATTACATTTTCTAACTTAAAATAGGGCTTTAGTTTTTCATCATCTAAATTGAACAGTTTTTGTTTCAATTTTTCTGAATAATAGGTGCTATCCCATTTTTCCAATTGAGAGATACCATCAAGTTCTATTGCAAAACCCTCTAATGCCGCAAATTCTTTTTTTGCGGCTGGTTTGGCTTTCTCCAAGAGCTCTGTTAGAAATTCATGTACCTTTTCTGGTGTTTCCGCCATGCGTTCTTCGAGAACAAAATGTGCGTGGGTTTGGTACCCTAGGAGGTTGGCTCTCTCATGCCTGAGTGTGGCAATCTTTAGCACGTTCTCTTGGTTATCTAGCTCATCATTGTGAAATCCTTTACTGCCGAAGGCGAGCGAAAGTTTCTTGCGCAGTTCTCTGTTGTCAGCGTATTTCATAAAAGGAATATAGCTAGGGTAGTCCAATGTTATGAGCCAGCCCTTTTTATTTTTAGCTTTTGCCAGCTGCGCTGCTGCTTCTTTGGCTCCGTTAGGGAGGCCACTTAAATCTTTCTCATCTGTAAGGAGCAATTCGAATTTATTGGTTTCTGCCAGAACGTTTTCTCCAAACTTTAATTTCAGTTTTGATAATTCGGCATCGATTTTTCGAAGCCTTTTTTTAGCATCATCACCAAGATTCGCACCATTACGACTGAAGCTTTTGTACCTTTTCTCCAACAAGGTTTGCTGTTCTACGGAAAGATTCAAGGAATTTTTTTGCTCGTAGACTGATTTAATTCGTTTAAAAAGTTTCTCATTCAACGTGATATCATTACTGAATTCGGATAATAGTGGAGAGACTTCTTGCGCAATCTTTTGAATTTCATCATTGGTTTCGGCAGAATTCAGATTGAAGAAAACGCTGGAGATTCTATCCAACTGCCGACCTGAAAAATCCAGAGCTTCCAAGGTGTTTTTAAAGGTAGGCGCCTCTGGGTTATTGGCAATTTTATCAATTTCTTTTTTGGTGTTTTCGATAGCCTGTACGAAAGCTGGTTTAAAATGTTCATTCTTTAGCTGCTCAAAGGGAGCTTGATCAAAAGGTTGAAGAAGGGGATTGTTCATTTTCTAGATATGAGATTTTAGTATTGAGTATTGGGAAAAATACTGTAAAATGGATTTTTGGATCGTTCGATTCTTGAATTTTATTCAATTGATTTTATGGTAGTTGATATACCTTTTTACTAACTACTAACTACTAACTACTAACTACTAACTACTAACTACTGACTACTGACTACTGACTACTGACTACTGACTACTGACTACTGACTACTGACTACTTATTTCGAATTTCCTCCGCTCCTTTGATGACTTTTTCTTTTAGACCTTGTTTATAGATTTCAACTTTGTCCAGTACACATTTGTCCGAAGCCCCAATAATCTGGGCGGCAAGAATACCTGCATTTTTGGCTCCGTTAAGAGCTACTGTGGCAACGGGAACTCCGCCGGGCATTTGAAGAATGGAAAGTACCGAATCCCAGCCATCAATGGAATTACTGCTTTTTACGGGTACTCCTATTACGGGCAAAGGCGATAAAGAAGCTACCATGCCAGGTAGATGCGCTGCACCGCCTGCACCAGCTATAATAACGGAATATCCATTTTTATGGGCGTTTTTGCCAAAATCGAATAGTTTTTCTGGGGTACGGTGCGCAGAAACAATGTCGACATCCACTTCAATGTCAAAACCCTTTAAAATTTCAACGGCATCTTGCATTATGGGAAGGTCGCTTGTACTTCCCATGATTACGGCTACTTTGCTCATAGTTTATTTGCTTATTACTTTAATGGTTTCCTTTACTTTTTGAGCGGTTGCTCTTGCCTTATCCATATCCTCGTCCACAATGGTTACGTGTCCCATTTTTCGAAATGGGCGTGTCTGTTTTTTTCCATATACGTGGGGAGTGACCCCATCCATTTTAAGAATGGAATCTATATTTTCATAGACGACATCTCCTGTATGCCCTTCGGCACCTACCAGATTTACCATGACACCAGCAACCTTGCTCTCCGTTTTACCTAAAGGTAATCCCAAAATAGCTCTAATGTGTTGCTCAAATTGATTGGTGTAACTTCCTTCAATGCTGTAATGGCCACTGTTATGGGGTCTTGGCGCAACTTCGTTCACTAGAATTTCATCGTTCTTGGTTTGGAACAATTCCACGGCAAGCAACCCAATATGTTCTAGTCCTTCAGATACCCTTAAAGCGACCTCTGTAGCTTTTTTAGCCACTGCTGCTTCAACCCTAGCAGGACAGATAACATATTCCACTTGATTGGCTTCAGGATGAAATTCCATTTCAACCACAGGATAGGTTTTTACGGTTCCTTTAGTATTTCGTGCCACAATGACGGCCAGCTCGTTTTTAAAATCAACTAGTTCTTCGGCAATACATTCCACATTGGGCAATCCTTCTAAATCCCTTAAGGAACGGACCACTTTAACACCTTGTCCGTCATATCCAAACTGGGCACTTTTCCACACAAACGGGAACTGAAGTCCACCATTGGAAATGCTGTCCTCGATTTCTGAGGCGTAGGCAAATCGAGAAAATGGCGAAGTAGGGATTTTGTTATCTGTATAAAATAATTTTTGCGTTGCCTTATTCTGAATAGTTCTCAATGTTTTTGTGGGAGGATATACTTGTACCCCTTCATTTTCTAGTTTTTCCAGTGCATCCACATTGACATTTTCGATTTCGATGGTCAATAGATCAACAGCTTTCCCAAAATGATAAACAGCATCAAAATCCATTAGGCTTCCCTGTACAAATTCATCACATGCTATTCGACAAGGAGCATCTAGGGAAGCATCCATTACTTTAGTCTGAATGTCCCATTTTCGGGTTTCGTACAATAACATTTTGCCCAATTGACCACCGCCTAAAATACCGAGTTTAAAATTGGAAGAGAAAAAGTCCATTGATTTGTAATTGGAATGAAAACAAAAATACGTGAATTCCTTGAAGCGATGCAAGTCCAAAGGACAAAGCGCTCTTAAAAGTGTTATCTTTGCCAACCTGATAAATTAATGACGATTTGATCAAACTTCATGATAAGGTTTTTAAGCCCTATTTAGGGGAGGAGGAAATTTTAGCTGCCGTAGAAAAAATAGCAGCGGAAATAGCGGAGGACTACAAGGATGAGACCCCCATTTTTGTGGGTGTGCTCAATGGGGCTTTCATGTTTGTTTCCGATTTTCTAAAGGCATATCAATTTCCGTGTCAGGTTTCTTTTGTTCGATTAAGCTCTTATCAGGGTTTGACTTCAACCGGAATCGTAGAGACCTTATTGGATGTGCCCGAAGATATTGAAGGGCGTAGTGTGATTATTTTGGAAGATGTAATAGATACGGGCAGAACCTTGAAAAAATTAGTACATCTGTTTTCCCAAACCAACGCAAAGGAATTCAAGATTGCTTCATTGTTTTACAAGTCGGATATCTATAATGGAGAGTATGCCATCGACTATGTAGGAATGGAAATTCCAGATACTTTTATTGTGGGATATGGATTGGATTACAACGAATTAGGAAGAAATTTAAGAGAAGTATATCAATTAAATCAAACAACTATGATCAACCTAGTGCTTTTTGGAAAGCCGGGAGCGGGAAAAGGAACCCAAGCCGATGTTTTAAAAGAAAAATACAATCTGAAGCATATCTCCACAGGGGATGTTTTTAGGTACAATATTAAAAACGGAACTGAACTTGGTGCGCTTGCAAAATCCTATATGGATAAAGGGGATTTAGTACCGGACGAAGTTACCATTGATATGCTAAAACAAGAAGTTGAGAAGAATCCGGATGCTGCTGGTTTTATATTTGATGGCTTTCCCAGAACAACGGCACAAGCTGAAGCATTGGATAACTTTTTAGGCTCGAAGGATATGCAGATCAATGCAACTATTGCTTTAGAAGCGGATGATGATATTTTAGTTGCACGTTTGTTGGAACGCGGAAAGCTAAGTGGACGTACCGATGATCAGGATGAAGGTAAAATACGCAACCGATTTGATGAGTACAATCAAAAAACGGCCCCTTTAAAAGCATATTACGAAGAACAGGGTAAGTTTCATTCGGTAAACGGAATAGGAGAGATTTCTGAGATTTCCGAGCGTTTGGGCGAGGTTATCGATACCCTATAAATTCATTTTCTTTTTTTAACCATCTTTTCAAAAGAACCATGACCGAAGGTAATTTTGTTGATTATGTAAAAGTACATGTTGCTTCCGGTAATGGTGGTAAAGGTTCAGTACATTTACATCGCGAGAAATACATTACTAAAGGAGGCCCAGATGGTGGTGACGGTGGACGTGGAGGCCACGTTATTGTTCGTGGTAACAGCAATCTTTGGACGTTGGTCACTTTCAAATTTAAAAAGCACTTTAAAGCTGGTCATGGTGAGCATGGCAGTAAGAACCGTAGTACAGGGGCAGACGGTCAAGATGTATACATGGATGTGCCATTGGGCACTGTGGTCAGAGACACCGAGACGAATGAAATCCTTTTTGAAATTACCGAGAACGGTGAGGAAAAAATTGCTGCCAAAGGAGGAATGGGAGGTCGTGGCAATTGGCATTTTAAAAGTGCTACCAATCAGACTCCAAGGTATGCACAGCCCGGGATTCCCGGTGAAGAAGCTCAGATTACCTTGGAGTTAAAAGTTCTGGCAGATGTAGGGCTCGTGGGTTTCCCCAATGCCGGTAAATCAACGTTGCTCTCTGTAATGACCTCTGCTAAACCAAAAATTGCAGACTACGAATTCACTACACTGAAACCAAACTTGGGGATAGTTGAGTATCGTGATTTTAGAAGTTTTGTTATGGCAGATATTCCAGGAATTATTGAGGGAGCTGCAGAGGGAAAGGGACTGGGCCATTATTTTTTGCGCCATATTGAGCGTAATGCGACCTTGCTTTTTTTGATTCCGGCAGATAGCAATGATATCTATAGAGAATATGAAATTCTACTCGATGAATTAAAACGCTATAACCCTGAACTTCTTGATAAAGAAAGACTAGTGGCCATATCTAAAAGCGATATGCTTGATGAAGAACTGATGCAAGAAATGAAAGAAGAACTTGACAAGGAGTTCAAGAATGTAAATTATCGATTTATTTCTTCGGTGGCGCAACAGGGTATTCAAGAGCTGAAAGATGACCTTTGGAAATTGTTGAACGAATAAGCCTGTTCCCATTTCATCTGAATCTAATAATTGATTAAATTTATAGGTATTCTTAAAAGGAAGAAATGAGATACCTTGCTACCATATTGCTTTCCTGTTTTTTGGCCTCTTGTGCCAGTGTGCGCGTGAATTACGATTACGATAAATCCACAAATTTTTCTAACTACACCAGCTATAATTATTTTTCTGATATGGATTCTGGATTGAGCGGTCTAGATGAAAAGAGACTCTTACGGGTGTTGGATTCTACGCTGCATTCAAAAGGATACATTCTTGCTGAAGAGCCAGACTTTTATGTGAACATACTTAGTAACCAGTTTAGAAGTGCACCAAATAATAATGTAGGATTAGGTGTTGGAGGCACTGGACGAAATGTTGGTGGTGGTCTGTCCATTGGAATACCCGTTGGGAATTCTGGAATTCAACGGGCAATACAGTTTGATTTTGTAGATGCCGAAAAGGATGCATTGTTCTGGCAGGCTTCGAGCGAAAGCGGATTTCGGGAAAATGCATCTCCAAGTGTGCGCGAAAAGAAACTTAGAGCGGTAGTGGATAAGGTATTTTCAAAATTTCCGCCGGAAAAAAAGTAAATTCCGTTGGCTAAAGCTAATTTACCGTTTGTCATATTATACTTCACCTAATTATTTTTCCCTTGTACATTTATCGCTTCAAGAATGTAACATGGATGTTAAAAAATAGTCCTATTAACGCATTTGGCAATCACTACTCATATTAATTTATTTGAACAACATGGAAACAAAACTAAATTTTAAACTTGGAGGGGTTATCCTCTTTTTACTAATGGGAATAACAACATCTGCACAGGATATCTCAGGTTCTTGGCAAGGAACTCTGGAAGTACAAGGAAACAAAATGCCTCTGGTTTTTGATGTGACCGAGGAAAATGGGGCTTTAACATCGACCATGGATAGTCCATCGCAAGGTGCAACGGGTATTCCAATGGATGAAACTTCGTTTGAGGATAATCAATTGACCATTGTCTTTAAGCAAGCAGGAATCAAATATGTAGGTGCTCTCGAAGGTACTACTATGAAAGGAACATTCTATCAAGGCGGTATGGAGCTTCCCTTGAACCTAGAGAAAAAGGATAAAACTATTCCGGGAAATCCTTCATTGGTAAGTTCCGATGAAGAATTATTGGCATTGGCATCATTGGATAAGGGCGATTACAGATATACCGTAGAAGACTATTTTGCGAGGCCAAAAGCTTCAACCTTCCGTTTTTCTCCTGATGGCACGTATATGTCCTATCGCGAAAAAGATGAAAACGGAAAAAGGCATGTGATGGTCAAAAATATCTCAACAGGTGAAGTAAAAAAGGCCATTGAGGAGAAAGAAGAACTGGTGAGGGGTTATGCTTGGCTTAACAATGAGCGTTTGGCTTATATTATGGATAAGGGCGGAGACGAAAACTACCACGTTTACGCCGTAGATTTAGACGGGTCAGACTTAAAGGATTTAACTCCGTTCGATGGGATTCAAGCCCAGTTTACTGAGCTTCTTAAAGAGGATAAAGATCATATCATCGTGTCCATGAACAAAAACAATCCGCAAGTTTTTGAACCTTATAAGGTCAATGTGGTAACAGGAGAGCTAAAACAGCTATTTAGTAATGATGATCCTGAAAATCCCATAGCAGGCTATGATTTTGATAAAGATGGCAATCTAAAGGCATATACCAAAATAAGGGATGGTGTGGAACAGGACCTTTACTATGAAGATGGTAATGGAGGGTATAAAATCGTTAAAAGCCTTAATTGGAAGGATGCATTTGGGATACTGGAATTTAATTATGCCACTGAAAATCCCAACGATGCTTATATGATTTCCAATTTGGATAACGATAAGGCCGAAGTGGTTCTTTACGATTTAAAAGAAGGTAAAATACTCAAAAAGGTTTTTTCCAACGATCAATATGACGTTCAGGATATGCATATGTCCAAAAAACGAGGTTATGAATTGGATTACTTCGTATTTGAAGGTGAAAAAACGGAGATTGTGCCCGTTAGTAACTCTTACACCAAGCTCCATAATAAGATTACCAAAAAATTTCCCGGGAAACAGTATAGTATCGCAGATGCTACAGATGATGAGAACAATCTTTTGGTTTTCATCCAAAGTGATAAATTATATGGCGAATACCATTCTTACGATGTGAAGAAAGATGAGTTTAAGTTTCTTTATAATTTAATGCCTCAGCTCAAGGAAGAAGATATGTCCGAGATGCGCCCCATCACTTTTAAGAGTAGGGATGGCATTACTTTACACGGGTATATTACATTGCCCAAAGCAGCTTTGGCAGGTCAAAAGGTACCGGTGATCGTTAATCCCCATGGTGGTCCTCAAGGAATACGTGATTCCTGGGGCTTTAATCCGGAAGCGCAGCTATTTGCTAGTAGGGGATATGCTACCCTTCAAGTTAATTTTAGGATTTCTGGTGGCTATGGTAAAGAGTTTTTAGAATCTGGGTTTAAACAAATCGGTAGAAAGGCTATGGACGATGTGGAAGATGGGCTACAGTACGTAATTGACCAAGCTTGGGTAGATGCTGATAAAGCGGCTATATATGGCGGAAGCCACGGAGGTTATGCAGTACTGCGCGGTTTGACCAAGACACCGGATTTATATGCCTGTGGAGTAGACTACGTTGGCGTCTCCAACATATTTACATTTATGAAAACCATACCTCCATATTGGAAACCCTATTTGAAAATCATCAAGGAAATTTGGTATGATGAAGATATTCCCGAAGAAAAGAAAATAATGGAAGAAGTATCGCCAGTGTATCAAATCAATAAAATCAAGAAACCCTTATTTGTGGTTCAGGGAGCTAACGATCCTAGGGTGAACATTGATGAATCTGACCAAATTGTGAGTGCATTAAGGGGTAAAGGTTTTGATGTACCCTATTTGGTAAAGTATGATGAAGGCCACGGTTTTGGTAAAGAAGAGAACAGGATAGAACTTTATAAGACTATGATGGGCTTTTATGCCAAGCATTTGGGAGATAAGGAGATTCCAACGCCATTGAAGGATTAGGTGAAACTAACAAAATGAATTGCCTCTAGGTAGAGTTATAGAGGTATCGGAGACAAGACCGTTTTGCTAAAAGAGCCAAGAATCAAGATGGGAAATCTTGTTTCTTGGCTCTAAAAGTTTTTAGCACTTCGCGTGATACGTAATACTCAGTCTGAGGGAGTTTAAAGAAATAACCTTGAACGCTAAGTGCCGTTGCCGTTCGCAGTTTCATTTTTGCCACTGGTCATAAACCTATTTAAACTTGAGTGTGGTAGACGTATTTTTACCCCGTAATCAAAAAACGAACAGCATGATAACCTTAGCCAAATTAATTATCTCTTTTCTTATATCGGTTCTCGTTTAAAGGGTTCTATTTTCAAAAATTAAAGACCATCAAAATGAAAAAACTAAGTACAGTTCAAAAAATTATATTGATCGCAGGAATATTGTTGACGCTGATTGGCATTTTTGCAAGGTATATGGGTTGGGAAAACAATGATTGTTTGGTACTTTTTTACACAGGAACCTCTTTCATGTGGATAGCGTTTTTAAATAATAAGGCGAGTAAATGTGAAAGACGTTTTATTAAAAAATTATTCAGAAGACAGCAAAATGGGTAGGAATAAATTAATGATAGGAGTTCTTCCAATTTCCCAATGCGTTATTTTTGAATTAAGATATTGACCAACTACATATGGAATTGAACAGTAGAACCAACAATCTTGTTTTCTGGACCTTACAATTTTTGGGGTGGGGTTTTCTAAGCTGTCTGTCTTTGATTATGCTGAAGAATAGTAGTACGGAATTCTTGGTGTTCAACGTATTTGGTGGTATGTTCATTGGTATCGTATCCACATCGCTATTAAGATATTATTTGAAGCATAACCTTGCTTTTGATGATTTTGGAACCAAAGAGATTATCAAGATTTTGTTAGCCGCACTGGTTGCATCTGGTATCTATGCACTGTTGAATCTCTCCCTTGGATACCTATATCATGAATACGGCCCAAAGATATCTGACGATGAGCTACAGATGTTGAAAATGTATGATACAACTGGGCTATTAATTTTCAGTTCCTTATTAATGGTGTTTTCATGGGTCATTTGTTATTTGGTCATCAAACTTTTGCTAAAACTCAACAAGGACAGAATTGAGCGGCTAGAACTGAATACCAATTTAAAACAGGCACAACTTAATACCTTGAAAGGCCAGATTAACCCTCACTTTATGTTTAACAGTCTCAACAATATTCGAGGTTTAATGCTTGAGGATGTTGAACGATCAAGAGAGATGTTGACCAAACTCTCCGAAATCCTTCGGTATTCGCTTACCAAAAATAATAGTAATGCCATTTCGGTAGAAGAAGAGCTGGAAATGGTGGACAACTATATTGACCTCTCCAAAATTCAATTTGAGGACCGGCTGGAGTTTGTCAAGGATGTTGATGAAGATACTTTGTCACTTCATATCCCGCCAATGATTATCCAGCTTCTTATAGAAAATGCGGCAAAACATGGTATCTCCAATCTCAAAAGAGGAGGCAGAATCGTCTTGAGCCTAAAAAAGGAAGAGGATCAATTGATCATAGAAGTTAAAAATACAGGGAAACTCCAAATAGGTAAAAATACCACACAGTTAGGACTGAAAAATATAAGACAGCGTTTAAAACTGCTGTATGCAGATAAAGCTTCTTTTAATTTGAACGAGGTTGCTGGTGAGGTCGTTGCCCATATAAAAATCCCTATGGTATGAAGATAAGAGCCGTAATAGTGGAAGACTCAAGATTGGCCCGTAATGAGCTAAAAGAACTCATAAAAAAACACAGTGAGATCGAGCTGGTAGGAGAAGCTGAAAATGTTGATTCAGGATTCGAATTGATTCAGAAAGAAACCCCGGATTTATTGTTTTTGGATATCAATATGCCAGAAAAAGATGGTTTTGAGCTTCTTGAAATGCTGGATGAGGTTCCCATCACCATATTTACCACTGCTTTTGATGAATACGCTATAAAATCCTTTGAGTACAATGCCTTGGATTACCTTCTTAAACCAATAAACGAAAAACGTTTTGCTGTTGCTTTTGATAAGGTAAAGGCAAAATTGACAAGCAATCAAGAGGATACGGTAAAGACAAAACAACTTTCGCGCAACAGTCAGATTTTTATCAAGGACGGAGAATCCTGCTGGCTTGTTAAAATTGGAGATATTTCACATTTTGAAATCGTGGGGAACTATACCAGGGTGTTTTTTGAAGATAAGAAACCGCTGCTTTATAAATCACTTAACCAAGTTGAAGAAAAACTTCCTGAACAGTCTTTTTTTAGGGCAAACCGGCAACAAATCGTTAATACCAACTACATAGCCAATGTAGTGCCTTGGTTCAATGGTAAGTTGAAGCTGCAAATGTATAACGGAGAAGAAATTGAGGTGTCGCGTAGACAATCCTATATCTTTAAAGATAAAATGAGTTTGTAGTTAGGTTGTTACGATTAACAGTAAAACAAAAACCAATGGATAGAATAGAAATTTCCAAAATCGCAATGGTATTCACGTTACCATTATTGATTGTTGGTACTTTGGTATTGCTAGTGAAATCAATCTGGTTCCAGCAAAACCCAAATTTATTGGCATTGGGAGTTACAATTGATTTGTTATTGATTACACCCTTAGTGTATTTTTTACTGGTTAGAAAAACAAGGATTCCAACAACCACAATTGTCCCTTTTCTAATCTTTGTAACCGTAGTTTGTTCGGTTATCCTTCCCAAAGAAAATCAATTGTATTTAGGACTGTTCAAAACTTGGTTGCTTCCAGTCATAGAATTGTCCATTCTGTCTTTTGTGCTTTATAAACTATATGGGGCAATAAAACTGTACAATGTGGAGAAACAATATTCTCTTGATTTCTTCTCTACCCTCAAAAAAGTCTGTACTGAAATCCTCCCTAAAGCCATGGTCATGCCCGTTGTTATGGAAATCTCGGTTTTCTACTATGGTTTTTTGTATTGGAAGAAAAGGGATTTTAAGGAAAATGAGTTTTCATACCATAAAAATTCGGGGACGATAACCTTGTTGGTTGCCATAATTTTCATTGTGACCATTGAAACTGTTGTTCTTCATATTATCATTGGCAAATGGAACACTATCGCTGCTTGGGTATTGACGTTTTTAAGTACGTATTCTGGAATTCAGATTTTAGGATTTTTAAAATCCATGCTAAAAAGGCCTATATCCATTGAAGGCGATAAGCTCCACCTGAGATATGGAATTATGAATGAATCCATTATCGATTTGAGCAATATTGACGTTATTGAGTTGTCATCCAAGGAAATTGAATCGAACCATGAAACAAGAAAACTATCCTTCTTAGGTGATTTAGAGTCTCACAATATAATCATCCGATTAAAAAACGAAAACATGCTGACAGGTCTTTATGGAATTAAAAAGTCCTACAAGAATCTAGTTCTGTTTATAGATAACCCAATTACTTTTAGGAATAGCATTGAGATTGCCCTAACAAAATAACCTGTAAAAACTGAAAAAAGATAATCCCCTAAAGTGATTTCAGAAGACCTCCATCGATTGGAATATTGGTGCCAGTAATGTAAGCGGACTTTTCTGAAGCTAAAAATGTGACCAAAAAGCCGTATTCCTCAGGGTCGCCAATGCGTTTTGAAGGAACCTGATTTTCCATGTTCGACCGAACTTCCAATGCTGTAATCCCTAGCTTTTCCGCTTTTTTTGCGTTAAGTTGGGTGATACGGTCGGTATCAAAATAACCTGTAAGCACGTTGTTTACGGTTATTCCATCTTTTGCAACATCAATAGAAAGACTTTTTGCCCAAGTCACTACGGCAGCCCTAATCGAATTTGAAAGCGCTAAATAATTTAGAGGTTCCCTGACGGATATCGATGCCACATTGATGATTCTTCCCCATTGCTTTTTTTGCATGTGCTTCAAGGCAAGTTCTGTAGTAAAAACAACTGATTTGAACAGTAAATCAAACGCTTGTTGGTAATCCTCAACATTTTTTTCCAAAGCTCCTCCTGCTTCCGGACCTTGCGTGTTGTTCACCAATATATCGATCGTGTTTTCTTGGAAAAATTTGGAAATCGTTGGTTTGAAGGTTTCAAAACTGGAAAAATCGACAACTACATAGTTGTGTTCTTGTCCTTGGTCGACATCAAATTCTGCAATAAGCTCCTTCATTTTGGCTTCATTTCGTGCCATTAAGGTTACATTGGCCCCACTTGCGGCCAATTGCCTTGCGATAGCTTCACCAATACCTTTGCTGCTCCCGCCAACAAGAGCATTTTTTCCTGCTAAAGAAATTTTCATATTACTTGTATTCTTCTCTTGCTGGACTAAATATATCCATTAATTTACACGTAGTCAGTGCTTTCCCGCTATGAGGTACATTGGATGGGACAATGACCACATCGCCAGGTTGATATATAGCCTTATTCCCTCCCAAGGTAAACTCAAAACTGCCTTCCAGAACATGCATTATTT
The nucleotide sequence above comes from Flagellimonas sp. HMM57. Encoded proteins:
- a CDS encoding adenylate kinase, which encodes MIKLHDKVFKPYLGEEEILAAVEKIAAEIAEDYKDETPIFVGVLNGAFMFVSDFLKAYQFPCQVSFVRLSSYQGLTSTGIVETLLDVPEDIEGRSVIILEDVIDTGRTLKKLVHLFSQTNAKEFKIASLFYKSDIYNGEYAIDYVGMEIPDTFIVGYGLDYNELGRNLREVYQLNQTTMINLVLFGKPGAGKGTQADVLKEKYNLKHISTGDVFRYNIKNGTELGALAKSYMDKGDLVPDEVTIDMLKQEVEKNPDAAGFIFDGFPRTTAQAEALDNFLGSKDMQINATIALEADDDILVARLLERGKLSGRTDDQDEGKIRNRFDEYNQKTAPLKAYYEEQGKFHSVNGIGEISEISERLGEVIDTL
- a CDS encoding M3 family metallopeptidase, with the translated sequence MNNPLLQPFDQAPFEQLKNEHFKPAFVQAIENTKKEIDKIANNPEAPTFKNTLEALDFSGRQLDRISSVFFNLNSAETNDEIQKIAQEVSPLLSEFSNDITLNEKLFKRIKSVYEQKNSLNLSVEQQTLLEKRYKSFSRNGANLGDDAKKRLRKIDAELSKLKLKFGENVLAETNKFELLLTDEKDLSGLPNGAKEAAAQLAKAKNKKGWLITLDYPSYIPFMKYADNRELRKKLSLAFGSKGFHNDELDNQENVLKIATLRHERANLLGYQTHAHFVLEERMAETPEKVHEFLTELLEKAKPAAKKEFAALEGFAIELDGISQLEKWDSTYYSEKLKQKLFNLDDEKLKPYFKLENVIDGVFKVAEKLFDLNFKEVSGIEKYHEDVKTYEVYDSSKNLVSLFYADFHPRPGKRGGAWMTSYKPQYTLDGKNSRPHISNVCNFTKPTTSKPSLLTFNEVTTLFHEFGHALHGMLANTTYPSLSGTSVYWDFVELPSQVLENWCYEKEALELFAFHYETGELIPMDLVEKIKESATFQEGMATLRQLSFGLLDMAWHGTDPSNINNVKEYESKAFEGTNLFPDTLETCMSTAFSHIFQGGYSSGYYSYKWAEVLDADAFAYFKQNGIFNKNIASKFKEHVLSKGGTENPMTLYKRFRGAEPRIESLLERAGLIQKVS
- a CDS encoding DUF4136 domain-containing protein, translating into MRYLATILLSCFLASCASVRVNYDYDKSTNFSNYTSYNYFSDMDSGLSGLDEKRLLRVLDSTLHSKGYILAEEPDFYVNILSNQFRSAPNNNVGLGVGGTGRNVGGGLSIGIPVGNSGIQRAIQFDFVDAEKDALFWQASSESGFRENASPSVREKKLRAVVDKVFSKFPPEKK
- the purE gene encoding 5-(carboxyamino)imidazole ribonucleotide mutase, translated to MSKVAVIMGSTSDLPIMQDAVEILKGFDIEVDVDIVSAHRTPEKLFDFGKNAHKNGYSVIIAGAGGAAHLPGMVASLSPLPVIGVPVKSSNSIDGWDSVLSILQMPGGVPVATVALNGAKNAGILAAQIIGASDKCVLDKVEIYKQGLKEKVIKGAEEIRNK
- a CDS encoding 5-(carboxyamino)imidazole ribonucleotide synthase, with product MDFFSSNFKLGILGGGQLGKMLLYETRKWDIQTKVMDASLDAPCRIACDEFVQGSLMDFDAVYHFGKAVDLLTIEIENVNVDALEKLENEGVQVYPPTKTLRTIQNKATQKLFYTDNKIPTSPFSRFAYASEIEDSISNGGLQFPFVWKSAQFGYDGQGVKVVRSLRDLEGLPNVECIAEELVDFKNELAVIVARNTKGTVKTYPVVEMEFHPEANQVEYVICPARVEAAVAKKATEVALRVSEGLEHIGLLAVELFQTKNDEILVNEVAPRPHNSGHYSIEGSYTNQFEQHIRAILGLPLGKTESKVAGVMVNLVGAEGHTGDVVYENIDSILKMDGVTPHVYGKKQTRPFRKMGHVTIVDEDMDKARATAQKVKETIKVISK
- the obgE gene encoding GTPase ObgE — protein: MTEGNFVDYVKVHVASGNGGKGSVHLHREKYITKGGPDGGDGGRGGHVIVRGNSNLWTLVTFKFKKHFKAGHGEHGSKNRSTGADGQDVYMDVPLGTVVRDTETNEILFEITENGEEKIAAKGGMGGRGNWHFKSATNQTPRYAQPGIPGEEAQITLELKVLADVGLVGFPNAGKSTLLSVMTSAKPKIADYEFTTLKPNLGIVEYRDFRSFVMADIPGIIEGAAEGKGLGHYFLRHIERNATLLFLIPADSNDIYREYEILLDELKRYNPELLDKERLVAISKSDMLDEELMQEMKEELDKEFKNVNYRFISSVAQQGIQELKDDLWKLLNE